From one Pagrus major chromosome 21, Pma_NU_1.0 genomic stretch:
- the rabggtb gene encoding geranylgeranyl transferase type-2 subunit beta, with product MGTQIKDVIIKPDAPNTLLLDKHADYIAAYGSKKDDYEYTLSEYLRMSGIYWGLTVMDLMGQLPRMNRQEIIDFIKACQHECGGFSASIGHDPHLLYTLSAVQILCLYDNVDTIDVDKVVEYIKGLQQEDGSFAGDKWGEIDTRFSFCAVATLALLGKMDTINVDKAVEFVLSCMNFDGGFGCRPGSESHAGQIYCCTGFLSLTGQLHQVNADLLGWWLCERQLPSGGLNGRPEKLPDVCYSWWVLASLKIIGRIHWIDKTKLRTFILASQDEETGGFADRPGDMVDPFHTLFGVAGLSLLGDEQIKPVNPVLCMPEDVLQRVGLQPDLLS from the exons ATG GGTACCCAAATAAAAGATGTCATCATTAAGCCTGACGCTCccaacacactgctgctggacAAACATGCAGACTACATCGCTGCATACGGCTCCAAGAAGGATGACTAT GAGTACACACTGTCAGAGTACCTGAGGATGAGCGGTATCTACTGGGGGCTGACAGTAATGGACCTGATGGGGCAGCTGCCCCGGATGAACAGGCAGGAGATCATAGACTTCATCAAAGCCTGTCAGCATGAGTGTGGAGGCTTCAGCGCCAGTATCGGACACGACCCCCACCTGCTCTACACCCTCAGCGCAGTCCAG ATCCTGTGCTTGTATGACAATGTGGACACGATCGATGTGGACAAAGTGGTGGAATACATCAAAGGGCTGCAGCAGGAAGATGGCTCATTTGCAGGAGACAAATGGG GAGAAATAGACACAAGATTTTCTTTCTGTGCGGTTGCTACACTTGCATTACTG GGCAAGATGGACACAATAAATGTTGACAAAGCTGTAGAATTCGTCTTGTCCTGTATGAACTTTGACGGAGGTTTTGGCTGCAGACCAGGTTCAGAGTCTCATGCCGGTCAG atTTACTGCTGCACTGGTTTCCTATCGCTCACCGGCCAACTGCACCAGGTGAATGCTGACCTGCTGGGCTGGTGGCTCTGCGAGAGGCAGCTGCCGTCCGGAGGCCTCAATGGACGGCCGGAGAAG CTTCCAGATGTGTGCTACTCGTGGTGGGTTTTGGCGTCGCTGAAAATCATCGGTAGGATCCACTGGATCGACAAGACCAAGCTGCGAACGTTTATTCTTGCCAGTCAAGACGAGGAAACCGGAGGTTTTGCTGATAGACCGGGAGACATG GTGGATCCTTTCCACACTCTTTTCGGAGTCGCAGGTCTCTCCCTACTTGGAGACGAACAGATCAAGCCGGTGAATCCAGTTCTGTGCATGCCCGAGGACGTCCTGCAGAGGGTCGGTTTGCAGCCGGACCTCCTCAGCTAA